The DNA sequence AGTTAACCCTGCTGGCCAGCAAGAAAGTGCTCAACGATGCGCTGATCCCCATCGCCAAAGAGAACTGGCAGCAGATTGGCGTCCTGTTAAAGCCGCAGGTCGTCGATTTCAACGCCCTGATGGCGCAGCGTAAATCAGGTAATTACGACCTGGCGTCGTTCAGCACCAGCACCCTTAACGACCCGCACGATGGCGTCTGGGATTTTTACAGTACGGAAGCGAAAGAGTCCGGCTATAGCAATCCGCAGGTCGATAAGCTGATTACCGAAGGCAACTCGGTGCTCGACGTCGAGAAACGTAAGCCTATCTATCATCAGCTGTATCAGGTGCTGGCGCAGGACCCACCGGTTATCCTGCTCGGCTATCGCGAAATTCTCTCCGCCAGCAGCGCCCGGGTCACCGGCTTCAAACCGGATATCTACAACGGCCTGACCGGCAGCCTGCCGGATGTCAAAATCGTTAAGTAAATCCCCGGCCGCCGGGTCTCCCGGCGGCTGACGCGAGAATGTCATGAGAAATTTCATCCTGAGAAGGCTGCTGCAAACGCTGCCGATGCTGCTGCTGGCTTCCTTTATTATTTTTATGCTGTTCGCCAAAACGCCGGGCGACTTTATCGACGGTAATATCAATCTGACCGCCGCCCGCGCCGCCGAGCTGAAAGCGATTTACGGTCTGGATCAGCCGCTGCTCACCCGCTATTTCCGCTGGCTTGGCCAGCTGCTGCGCGGCGATCTCGGGTTCTCGCTGCAGTACCAGATCCCCGTCAGCCAGCTGCTCAACCAGTACATCTGGAACTCCTTTCTGCTGGCAAGCGTGGCGCTGGTGTTCTACTGGGGGATTGGCCTGACGGTGGGCGTGGTCTCGGCGCTGAAGCCTGACTCGCTGTTCGATCATCTGGTGAGCGTCGCGGTTTTCGCCGCCATGTCGTTCCCGACCTTTTTCCTTTGTCTGCTGCTGATCAAGTGGTTCGCCGTCGATCTGCACTGGCTGCCGGTGGGCGGCATGACCAATACCGGCAGCGACGATAGCGGCTGGAATTATGTATTGCAGGTCGCCGCCCATCTGGTGCTACCGGTTCTGGCGCTGGTGATGCTGCAGGCGGGTAGCCTGACCCGCTATTTTCGCGCCAGCATGCTCGATGTGGTGAAAATGGACTTCATCCGTACCGCACGCGCCAAAGGTTTGCGCGAACGCACGGTTATCCTGAAGCACGCACTGCGTAACGCCCTACTGCCGATAATTACCCTGCTTGGCTTCGAGCTGCCGGGTCTGTTCTCCGGGGCGATCATCACTGAAAAAGTGTTTAACTGGCCGGGCGCCGGACATATTCACATTGATTCGCTGGCCGCCCGCGACTACCCGGTTTTAATGGGCTTCACCCTGTTTCTGGCGGTGCTGACCATTCTTGGCAACCTGATTGCCGATGTGCTCTACGCGTGGGCCGACCCGCGCATTCGCGTGAGGTCCTGATGCTCAGCTCTCTGTTTTCTTCCAGCCGACGCCTGCGCAAGGCGGAAATCCCGGCGCTGGCCCAAGTGACCCCGTCCCCCTGGCATCAGGCCTGGCGGGCGCTGCGCCGCAACCGTCTGGCGATGCTGTGCCTGCTGCTGCTGTCAGCGATGGCGCTGTGGTGCGTACTGGGTCCGCTGTGGTCGCCGTGGCAAGACGATGCCACCGATGCGCTAATGATCAACAAACCGCCCGGCGCGGAGCACTGGCTGGGCACCGATTTTCTCGGCCGCGATATCTATACCCGCCTGCTGCTGGCCGGACGTATTTCGCTGATTATTGGTCTGCTGACCATGCTGCTGTCGGTCGCCCTTGGCTATCTGCTCGGGGCGCTGGCGGGGTACGCAGGCGGCCTGACCGATAAACTCATTATGCGTTTTGCCGCTCTGGTGATGACCATTCCCGGCCTGCCGCTGCTGATAGTGGCGGGCGCGATGCTCTCAGAGCTCGATTTTTCTCCGGATTCACGCATTTATATGGTGGTAATCATGCTGAGCCTGCTGGAGTGGCCGAAGCTGGCGCGGCTGGTGCGCGGGCAGTGTCTCTCCCTGCGCGAGCGCGACTTTATGCTGGCGACCCAGGTGCTGGGACTGTCGGCGCGACGACGCCTGTTTGGTCATCTGCTGCCCAACACCATACCGATTCTGGTGGTGATGGCGACTATGGCGGTCGCTAACGCCATCCTCAGCGAGTCGGCGCTCAGCTACCTCGGGCTTGGGGTCGTGCCGCCGACGCCATCGTGGGGCAATATGATGGACGCCGCCAACAGCCTGATCGATTTTCAACGCCGACCCTGGCTGTGGATGCCGCCGGGGATCGCCATTTTTATCACCGTCATTGCCATTAACGTGCTGGGCGACGGCCTGCGCGACGCCATGGATCCCAAAATGAAGCAGAGGCTGAAATGAGCAGCCCGTTAATCACGTTTAATCAGCTTTCGGTCTCTTTTGCCGCCGAAAAAAGCCGGGTACGCGCGGTACAGGAGGTATCGTTCACTATCCACGCCGGGCAGACCGTTGGCGTGGTCGGCGAGTCCGGCTGCGGTAAAAGCGTCACCGCCATGTCGTTAATGGGCCTTCTGCCGCCGCAGGCGGCGCGCATTGACGGCGGGGAAATTCTTTTCGAAGGACAGAACCTCCTGCGGCTGAACAACGCCCGTATGGCGGATCTGCGCGGCAATCAGCTGGCGATGATTTTCCAGGAGCCGATGACCGCCCTCAATCCGGTACTCACCGTCGGCGAGCAGCTGTGCGAACCGCTGATTCGCCACCGCGGTGAATCGCCGAGGGCCGCATGGCAGCACGCTATCCAGTTAATCACCCATGTCGGGCTGGCGCGGGCGGAAAGCCTGATGACCAGCTATCCGCATCAGCTTTCCGGCGGCATGCTGCAGCGGGTAATGATCGCCATGGCGCTGAGCTGCCGGCCGAAGCTGCTGATTGCCGACGAGCCGACCACCGCCCTGGACGTCACCGTGCAGGCGCAGATCCTGCGCCTGCTGCGCGAACGAGCGCGGGCCCACCGGATGGCGCTGATGTTGATAACCCACGATCTCGGGGTTATCGCGCAGATGGCCGAACGCGTTGTGGTGATGTACGCCGGACGCATCGTCGAACAGGGCGCGACCGCCGCTATTCTGCGCAACCCGCAGCATCCCTACACCCAGGGGCTGATTGCCTCGCGTCCGGTAGCGGGGGAACGCCGCCGACGCCTTTACTCGATCCCCGGTCAGGTACCGGACCTCGCCGCCCTGCCCGCCGGATGCGCCTTCGCCGGGCGCTGCGCAAAAGCGACCGCGCGCTGCCGCCAGAGTGTTCCGCCACTGGTGGGACAAATCCAGCAGGCAGCCTGCTTTTACAGTGAACTCGCGGAGTCGAGAGTATGAGTCATGAATACGTGATTGAAGTGGATGGGCTGAAAAAACATTTCCCGCTGCGCGATGGGCTATTCGGCCAGCAGACCGGCGAGCTGCGGGCGGTGGATGGCGTGAGTTTTAAGATCCGCCGGGGAACGATTTTTGGCCTGGTGGGCGAATCCGGCAGCGGTAAGACCACCGTTGGCCGCACGCTGCTGGGGCTGTACGAGAAAACCGCAGGCAGCGTAAAATTTTGCGGTCAGGAGCTTGCTGAACTGTCGCCGCAGGCGATGCGCGCGCTGCGCCCGAAAATGCAGCTGGTCTTTCAGGATCCCTACAGTTCGTTAAACCCGCGTATCCGCATCGGTGACGCCATCGGCGAGGCGATGCTGGAGCACAAGCTCTGCCGCCGGGCAGAGCTGTATGACAAAACCATTGAGGTGATGCGCATCTGCGGGCTGTCGCCACAGCATTACAACCGCTTCCCGCACGAGTTTTCCGGCGGCCAGCGTCAACGCATCGGTATTGCCCGGGCGCTTATCTTAAACCCGGATTTTATTATTGCCGATGAGCCGATTTCGGCCCTCGATGTGTCGATTCAGGCGCAGATTATTAATCTGTTTTCCGACCTGCGCGACGACCACGGGGTAACGTTTTTGTTTATCTCCCACGACCTTGGCGTGGTAGAGCATCTGTGCGATGACGTAGCGGTGATGTATCTCGGGCAGCTGGTGGAGACCGCCAGCCGCGATGCGCTATTCAGTCGGCCTCTGCATCCTTACACCCGGGCACTGCTGGCGGCGGTACCAACCCTCGACCCGAACAGCGAACCGGTAGCTGTAGTACAAGGTGAAATCCCCGACCCGTCCCGGCCGCCTTCCGGGTGCCGCTTTTCCTCCCGTTGCCCGCAGGCCAGCGACCGCTGCCATCGCGATATTCCGCTTTTAAGAGAAGCTGCCGACGGTCATTACGTCGCCTGTCATGCGGTTTAACGCCTGCCCGGAGCTGGCTAAGCTGATGATAAACGGTTTGAACCTCTCTTCCCGCTTATCGCTATGTGCTAACCGGGCTCATGCCGGATGCATCCCCCTGGCGTTTTGCCTATACTTGTTGTCGGTCAAAACAGAACTTAAATGGGTAACTCATGGAAATTGATCTCGATAATCTGGTTTTTAGCGGGCTGGAAGAAGCGCAGGAGCGCAACGCTGAACGCCTTGAAGATGCCGATAAAAAAGCGCAGGCCATCGTTGCCGATGATGATTGCGGCGACGCATGTAAAATCTAATGACCAAACCGGCGACTGCGCCGGTTTTTTTTAACCTTGCGCCCCTCCTCTATTTTCATAAGACGCTTTCGTCCCTCGCTGTGGTAGTCATAGCCTGTTCTTTAGCAAGGGTTGGATAGACGAGCAGGCAATGACGACCGGGTTAAATATAGTGTTATTTACCGGGCCACATTAATTTCCTGCATGAATAGCCTGGGTGAAAAAATCTATATTCCTGGTTTTCACAGGGTGCACTCAAACTATTATCAAGCGTAAAATGCCGTGATTTTTATTGACAGAGTTAGCCAGGCGGTTTAATAAAAAAACCGGCAAAACGTCGTTTGATAGCAAAAAAAATATCTGGCTATTTATGGAGAAAACTATTCTCTGAATTAATCAGCAAAACCTTCATGATTGACTAATAAAGATTTCATTTTAAATGGGTAATGTGAATCACAAAACTCTGGGGAAAAATGACTCTTTTGCGGCGTTCGTTAAAGACGATCTTCGGATTTCGCCCGCAAACCACCCGGCCACCATCTTTGGAAAATAATCTTCGGTAAATGAGTTCGAGCTATTTGTTGCGGAATGCTGTATGGTCATAAGCCCTTAAATCAGGAAATATCATATGTCAGAACGCAAAGACGCTAAAACTCGCCGTAATTATCTCGTAAAATGTTCCTGCCCTAACTGCTCTCAGGATTCAGAACACAGCTTCAGCCGGGTCCAAAAAGGTGCGCAACTCATTTGCCCCTACTGCCATAAACTTTTCCAGTCTTCGTCACGCTCCGCAGCTTAATTATCACTTGCCAGATACCGATTGCCCACCTCTGTGAGCAATAGTCGGCTAACGCCGATGGTTTTTCTGACCAGGAAAAGCCCGCCTGCGCGGGTTTTATTTCGATTTGAATAGACTTCCCGCCCGCTTACTGTATAGTCGAAGCGGTTTTTATATTTAAAAGGTATTTATTTGTTCCAAAAAATGACAGGTATTGTCAAAACATTTGATAATAAAACAGGCAAAGGCCTGATAATTCCCTCCGATGGCCGTAAAGATGTTCAGGTGCATATTTCCGCATTATCCCCCGGTGAACCCAGCACAATCAGCCCCGGAATCCGCGTAGAATTTCGTCGGGTAAATGGACTACGTGGCCCCACCGCCGCCAACGTCTATCTTTCTTAAAAAGATCAAAAAACTCCGAATATTGCTTCATCGCAGCATCCCGGGGCTTAAAACATCGCCAGAAAATGCTTCACCGTGCGCGAGCGCTCATAGCGCCGCCAGGCGATAGCAATGTCGGTTTTTAACGGCGTGCCCTGCAAGGGGTGATAGCTAACATTAGGCAGAGTGATGCAGGTCATCGACTGCGGCACCAGCGCAAAGCCGAATCCGGCCTCCACCATACTGAGCGACGATGATATTTGCGATGACTGCCTGGCTTGCTGCACGTCAATACCGGCGCGCAGATAGCTGTTATAGACCAGTTCATACAGTCCAGGCGCGACTTCGCGTGGGAACAGGATCGGCGCCACGTCGCTAAGCTGTTCAAGGGCTAGCTCGCTACGTGACGACAGCGGATGCGTACGCGCCAGCGCAATCACCATCGGCTCTTGATCGATAATCCTCAGGTTGAACGCTTTACTGCTCTCACAGGGCAGACGTACAAAAGCGATATCCAGCTCCGCTTCGCCAAGCGCCCCCATCAGCGTCGCCATATTGCCCTCGACCTGATGCAAGGTTACCGCCGGGTAGCTCTGCTGAAACTGCCGCAGCAGGCTAAAGATCTGCGGGTGAAAAGCATCAGAACTGGTGATGCCCAGCGATAGCCGGCCGTTCACCCCGCGGGCAATCCCTTTGGTTTTTTCTAACGCCGCATCGCTTAACGCCAGGATCTGACAGGCATCCTCGTAAAACGACTCCCCCGCTTCCGTCAGCTCAACGCCCCGGGTTAAACGGCGGAAAAGAGGCGTACCAATCTCCCGTTCAAGCCGCTGAATTTGCTGGCTTAATGGTGGTTGCGACATGCCAAGCTCTTTTGCCGCTTTAGTAAAGTGTCGCGCCTCGGCGACGGCGACAAAGTAACGCAGATAGCGAAGTTCCATATCGAATACGTCTCAAACAGACATGGTTTCTATATTGGAACTGTGAGCTGAATCGCGTCAACATTAATTTAACCTTTCTGATATTTGTTGAACGAGGAAGCGGGTAATGAACCATTCTGCTGAATGCTCTTGTGAAGAGAGCCTGTGCGAAACGCTACGAGGATTTTCCGCGCAACATCCCGATAGCGTCATCTATCAGACCTCTCTGATGAGCGCGCTGTTAAGCGGCGTTTATGAAGGCAACACGACCATCGCCGATTTACTCACCCACGGTGATTTCGGCCTTGGAACCTTTAATGAACTCGACGGCGAGATGATCGCGTTTAGCAGCGAGGTTTACCAGCTGCGCGCCGACGGTAGCGCCCGTAAAGCCCGAATGGATCAGCGTACGCCGTTCGCGGTGATGACCTGGTTTCAGCCGCAGTACCGCAAGACATTTGATAAGCCGGTCAGCCGCGAGCAGCTACACGCGATAATCGACCGGCAAATCCCTTCCGATAACCTGTTCTGCGCCCTGCACATTAACGGTCATTTTCGCCATGCCCACACTCGTACCGTACCGCGCCAGGCGCCCCCCTATCGGGCGATGACCGATGTGCTCGACGATCAGCCGGTTTTCCGTTTTAACCAGCGCGAAGGCGTGCTGGTGGGGTTCAGAACGCCGCAGCATATGCAGGGCATTAACGTCGCCGGCTACCACGAACACTTCATCACCGATGACCGTCAGGGCGGCGGTCATCTGCTGGATTACCAGCTCGACCACGGCGTGCTGACCTTTGGCGAGATCCACAAACTGATGATTGACCTGCCGGCCGATAGCGCTTTTCTGCAGGCCAATTTGCATCCGGATAATCTTGATGCCGCCATTCGCTCAGTGGAAAACTAAGGAGATTCTCTTGGATAATCAACATCAACCGCGCCAGTGGGCGCACGGCGCCGATTTAATAGTCAGCCAGCTAGAAGCTCAGGGCGTCCGCCAGGTGTTCGGCATTCCGGGGGCAAAAATCGATAAAGTCTTCGATTCGCTGCTCGATTCAACCATTCGTATTATCCCGGTGCGCCACGAAGCCAACGCTGCCTTTATGGCCGCCGCGGTTGGCCGTATCACCGGTAAAGCGGGGGTCGCGCTGGTCACCTCCGGCCCCGGCTGCTCCAACCTGATTACCGGCATGGCCACCGCCAACAGCGAAGGCGATCCGGTGGTGGCGCTGGGCGGCGCGGTAAAACGGGCCGATAAAGCCAAACAGGTGCATCAGAGTATGGATACGGTGGCCATGTTTAGCCCCGTGACCAAATATTCGGTAGAAGTGACCGCCGCAGATGCGCTGGCGGAAGTGGTCTCTAACGCGTTTCGCGCCGCCGAACAGGGGCGCCCGGGGAGCGCATTCGTCAGCCTGCCGCAGGATGTGGTCGATGAACCGGTGCACGCCAGAGTACTGCCCGCAAGCGAAGCGCCGCAGACCGGCGCGGCGCCGGACGAAGCCATCGAGCGAGTGGCGAAGATGATTGCCCGAGCGAAAAACCCGGTATTCCTGCTCGGTCTGATGGCCAGCCAGACGGAAAACAGCGCGGCGCTGCGTGAATTACTGAAAAAAAGCCATATCCCGGTCACCAGCACCTATCAGGCCGCTGGCGCGGTGAATCAGGACCACTTTACCCGCTTCGCCGGGCGGGTTGGGCTGTTCAATAACCAGGCCGGAGATCGGCTGCTGCATCTCGCTGACCTGGTTATCTGCATTGGCTACAGCCCGGTGGAGTACGAACCGGCGATGTGGAATAACGGCAACGCCACGCTGGTGCATATTGACGTGCTGCCCGCTTACGAAGAGCGTAACTATACCCCCGACATCGAGCTGGTCGGCAATATTGCCGCCACTCTGAACAAACTCTCTCAGCGTATTGACCATCAGCTGGTGCTGTCGCCGCAGGCCGCCGAGATCCTTGTTGACCGCCAGCATCAGCGGGAACTGCTCGATCGCCGCGGCTCGCAGTTGAATCAGTTTGCGCTCCATCCGCTGCGCATCGTTCGCGCCATGCAGGATATCGTCAATAGCGACGTAACCCTGACCGTCGATATGGGGAGTTTTCACATCTGGATCGCCCGCTATCTCTACAGCTTCCGCGCCCGTCAGGTGATGATCTCCAACGGTCAGCAGACCATGGGCGTGGCGCTGCCGTGGGCGATTGGCGCCTGGCTGGTCAACCCGCAGCGCAAAGTGGTTTCCGTTTCCGGCGACGGCGGTTTTTTGCAATCCAGCATGGAGCTGGAAACCGCCGTACGGCTGAAAGCGAACGTCCTGCATATCATCTGGGTCGATAACGGCTACAACATGGTGGCGATTCAGGAGGAGAAAAAATACCAGCGGCTATCCGGCGTCGAGTTCGGCCCGGTGGATTTTAAAGTCTACGCCGAGGCCTTTGGCGCGAAAGGTTTTGCGGTAGAGAGCGCCGCTGCCCTTGAGCCAACGCTGCGGGCGGCGATGGACGTCGATGGCCCCGCCGTGGTCGCCATCCCCGTGGATTACCGCGATAACCCGCTGCTGATGGGCCAGCTCCATCTCAGCCAAATACTTTAATTC is a window from the Klebsiella oxytoca genome containing:
- a CDS encoding LysR substrate-binding domain-containing protein is translated as MELRYLRYFVAVAEARHFTKAAKELGMSQPPLSQQIQRLEREIGTPLFRRLTRGVELTEAGESFYEDACQILALSDAALEKTKGIARGVNGRLSLGITSSDAFHPQIFSLLRQFQQSYPAVTLHQVEGNMATLMGALGEAELDIAFVRLPCESSKAFNLRIIDQEPMVIALARTHPLSSRSELALEQLSDVAPILFPREVAPGLYELVYNSYLRAGIDVQQARQSSQISSSLSMVEAGFGFALVPQSMTCITLPNVSYHPLQGTPLKTDIAIAWRRYERSRTVKHFLAMF
- a CDS encoding ABC transporter permease, with protein sequence MRNFILRRLLQTLPMLLLASFIIFMLFAKTPGDFIDGNINLTAARAAELKAIYGLDQPLLTRYFRWLGQLLRGDLGFSLQYQIPVSQLLNQYIWNSFLLASVALVFYWGIGLTVGVVSALKPDSLFDHLVSVAVFAAMSFPTFFLCLLLIKWFAVDLHWLPVGGMTNTGSDDSGWNYVLQVAAHLVLPVLALVMLQAGSLTRYFRASMLDVVKMDFIRTARAKGLRERTVILKHALRNALLPIITLLGFELPGLFSGAIITEKVFNWPGAGHIHIDSLAARDYPVLMGFTLFLAVLTILGNLIADVLYAWADPRIRVRS
- a CDS encoding YnfU family zinc-binding protein, whose amino-acid sequence is MSERKDAKTRRNYLVKCSCPNCSQDSEHSFSRVQKGAQLICPYCHKLFQSSSRSAA
- the opp4C gene encoding oligopeptide ABC transporter permease; amino-acid sequence: MLSSLFSSSRRLRKAEIPALAQVTPSPWHQAWRALRRNRLAMLCLLLLSAMALWCVLGPLWSPWQDDATDALMINKPPGAEHWLGTDFLGRDIYTRLLLAGRISLIIGLLTMLLSVALGYLLGALAGYAGGLTDKLIMRFAALVMTIPGLPLLIVAGAMLSELDFSPDSRIYMVVIMLSLLEWPKLARLVRGQCLSLRERDFMLATQVLGLSARRRLFGHLLPNTIPILVVMATMAVANAILSESALSYLGLGVVPPTPSWGNMMDAANSLIDFQRRPWLWMPPGIAIFITVIAINVLGDGLRDAMDPKMKQRLK
- the alsS gene encoding acetolactate synthase AlsS, producing MPPFAQWKTKEILLDNQHQPRQWAHGADLIVSQLEAQGVRQVFGIPGAKIDKVFDSLLDSTIRIIPVRHEANAAFMAAAVGRITGKAGVALVTSGPGCSNLITGMATANSEGDPVVALGGAVKRADKAKQVHQSMDTVAMFSPVTKYSVEVTAADALAEVVSNAFRAAEQGRPGSAFVSLPQDVVDEPVHARVLPASEAPQTGAAPDEAIERVAKMIARAKNPVFLLGLMASQTENSAALRELLKKSHIPVTSTYQAAGAVNQDHFTRFAGRVGLFNNQAGDRLLHLADLVICIGYSPVEYEPAMWNNGNATLVHIDVLPAYEERNYTPDIELVGNIAATLNKLSQRIDHQLVLSPQAAEILVDRQHQRELLDRRGSQLNQFALHPLRIVRAMQDIVNSDVTLTVDMGSFHIWIARYLYSFRARQVMISNGQQTMGVALPWAIGAWLVNPQRKVVSVSGDGGFLQSSMELETAVRLKANVLHIIWVDNGYNMVAIQEEKKYQRLSGVEFGPVDFKVYAEAFGAKGFAVESAAALEPTLRAAMDVDGPAVVAIPVDYRDNPLLMGQLHLSQIL
- a CDS encoding ABC transporter ATP-binding protein, with the protein product MSHEYVIEVDGLKKHFPLRDGLFGQQTGELRAVDGVSFKIRRGTIFGLVGESGSGKTTVGRTLLGLYEKTAGSVKFCGQELAELSPQAMRALRPKMQLVFQDPYSSLNPRIRIGDAIGEAMLEHKLCRRAELYDKTIEVMRICGLSPQHYNRFPHEFSGGQRQRIGIARALILNPDFIIADEPISALDVSIQAQIINLFSDLRDDHGVTFLFISHDLGVVEHLCDDVAVMYLGQLVETASRDALFSRPLHPYTRALLAAVPTLDPNSEPVAVVQGEIPDPSRPPSGCRFSSRCPQASDRCHRDIPLLREAADGHYVACHAV
- the cspF gene encoding cold shock-like protein CspF, encoding MFQKMTGIVKTFDNKTGKGLIIPSDGRKDVQVHISALSPGEPSTISPGIRVEFRRVNGLRGPTAANVYLS
- the budA gene encoding acetolactate decarboxylase translates to MNHSAECSCEESLCETLRGFSAQHPDSVIYQTSLMSALLSGVYEGNTTIADLLTHGDFGLGTFNELDGEMIAFSSEVYQLRADGSARKARMDQRTPFAVMTWFQPQYRKTFDKPVSREQLHAIIDRQIPSDNLFCALHINGHFRHAHTRTVPRQAPPYRAMTDVLDDQPVFRFNQREGVLVGFRTPQHMQGINVAGYHEHFITDDRQGGGHLLDYQLDHGVLTFGEIHKLMIDLPADSAFLQANLHPDNLDAAIRSVEN
- a CDS encoding ABC transporter ATP-binding protein, with the protein product MSSPLITFNQLSVSFAAEKSRVRAVQEVSFTIHAGQTVGVVGESGCGKSVTAMSLMGLLPPQAARIDGGEILFEGQNLLRLNNARMADLRGNQLAMIFQEPMTALNPVLTVGEQLCEPLIRHRGESPRAAWQHAIQLITHVGLARAESLMTSYPHQLSGGMLQRVMIAMALSCRPKLLIADEPTTALDVTVQAQILRLLRERARAHRMALMLITHDLGVIAQMAERVVVMYAGRIVEQGATAAILRNPQHPYTQGLIASRPVAGERRRRLYSIPGQVPDLAALPAGCAFAGRCAKATARCRQSVPPLVGQIQQAACFYSELAESRV